In Aspergillus flavus chromosome 3, complete sequence, one genomic interval encodes:
- a CDS encoding putative methyltransferase has product MSSPANNPRVPRGPVEAEIVFYKDPADGSAPFNYVEEPPEGQPQRNYSEAVHKVHITDIRGQEDQFTLDRDAFQVLRDIPSQTTYETFNSDDAIKQLYYPEVEKLLLEKVPGAHKIIIFDHTIRRADPKASRQPVRQAHGDQTKWSAAQRVRRHVPDPEEAEKLLQGRYRIINVWRPINGAVESFPLAFASAATLGDRDFAKIEHRYPHFSGEIMGVRHNPKAEWKYLSGVDDDERLLLKCSDTEEGMAERVPHTAFVDPRTAPDAKGRESIEVRTIVFG; this is encoded by the coding sequence ATGTCTTCACCAGCAAACAACCCACGAGTACCACGCGGTCCAGTCGAGGCTGAGATAGTCTTTTATAAAGACCCCGCGGATGGCTCTGCTCCCTTCAACTACGTGGAGGAGCCACCGGAGGGACAGCCTCAGCGCAACTATAGCGAAGCTGTCCACAAAGTTCATATTACGGATATCcgagggcaagaagatcaGTTCACGTTAGATCGCGACGCATTCCAAGTTTTACGAGACATCCCTTCACAAACGACGTACGAGACATTCAATTCAGACGATGCCATCAAACAGTTATATTACCCTGAGGTAGAAAAGCTACTCCTGGAAAAGGTTCCCGGAGCACACAAAATCATCATTTTTGATCACACCATCCGACGAGCCGATCCCAAAGCGTCACGCCAACCCGTCCGACAAGCCCATGGGGACCAAACTAAATGGTCCGCAGCGCAGCGAGTCCGTCGACATGTTCCTGATCCAGAGGAAGCGGAAAAACTGCTTCAGGGACGGTATCGTATTATCAACGTCTGGAGGCCGATAAATGGCGCGGTTGAATCGTTCCCTCTGGCTTTTGCCAGCGCTGCAACTTTGGGCGACAGGGACTTCGCCAAAATTGAACATCGCTATCCTCATTTTAGTGGTGAGATCATGGGCGTGAGACACAATCCAAAGGCAGAGTGGAAGTATCTTTCCGgagtggatgatgatgagagaCTGCTTCTGAAGTGTTCGGATACGGAGGAGGGCATGGCCGAACGTGTCCCTCACACTGCCTTTGTCGATCCTCGCACGGCTCCCGATGCCAAGGGACGGGAAAGCATTGAAGTGAGAACCATCGTCTTTGGATAG
- a CDS encoding putative N,N-dimethylglycine oxidase, with product MEDPTQRVVIIGAGIVGTNIADELVSRGWKDITVVEQGPLHMPGGSTSHAPGLVFQTTPSKTMTNLARYTVEKLLSLDCFNQVGGLEVATTPERLQELKRKHGYASSWGIEARLIDAEECLKIYPLLNKEKVLGGLHIPSDGLALAARATQLLIERTRNAGVHYLESTPVTGIERSGRRVTGVRIPNGVIPADIIISCAGFWGVEVGAMVGVPIPLLPLAHQYAKTTAVPALAGRAVNDLPNGLNAERPILRHQDHDLYFREHGGQYGIGYYGHRPMPVVAGSLGLTPKHVDEKNMPSRLEFTREDFDPAWKETQELLPALRDTEIDDGFNGIFSFTPDGGPLIGQAPNVEGFYVAEAVWVTHSAGVARAVAEVLTTGRSQIDLSECELSRFEEIQLSRDYVSETSQQNFVEIYDILHPMQPKESPRNLRVSPFYNRERELGAFFLELGGWERPFWYESNSELLKYLPAQWQPVERDAWSARFYSPIAAVEAWKTRNAVAMYDMTSFHRFEVSGPGSVDLLQRLTTGDITAKPGTITYTLLLNDHGGIRSDIFVSRLSEDAFQIGANTAIDLEYLVREGRRQEQHTPSRWVQVREITGSTCCIGLWGPRAWEVISTITTDDFSNAGLPYLGVKSATIAGIPVTAFRKSYVGELGWEIQTSSQYGQRLWDAIWQAGKCHGLIAAGRAAFNALRLEKGYRTFGSDMTTEHNPYEAGVASAIKTDKKENYVGKAAIQRLSKQAPTRRLRCLAVNDGRSMVLGKEPVFLNGKATGYVTSAAFGFTVRKPVAYAWLPASVTEGQTVEIEYFGRRIPATVTAEPLYDPQNSRLHADGSSVVPELQKPLKSLL from the coding sequence ATGGAAGACCCTACACAAAGAGTTGTTATTATTGGGGCCGGTATCGTGGGCACCAACATCGCCGACGAGCTGGTCTCGCGCGGATGGAAGGATATCACCGTTGTCGAGCAAGGCCCGTTGCATATGCCGGGCGGCTCGACATCACACGCTCCCGGTCTCGTGTTCCAGACTACGCCTTCGAAGACCATGACCAATTTAGCCCGCTATACTGTTGAAAAGCTACTATCTCTCGATTGCTTCAATCAAGTAGGTGGCCTGGAAGTGGCGACGACCCCTGAGAGACTCCAAGAACTTAAGCGCAAGCACGGCTATGCCTCGTCGTGGGGGATTGAGGCACGCCTCATCGATGCCGAAGAATGCCTTAAGATTTATCCTCTCTTGAATAAGGAAAAGGTTCTAGGAGGTCTACATATCCCGAGTGACGGTCTAGCACTCGCTGCACGCGCGACACAATTGCTTATCGAAAGGACCCGCAATGCCGGTGTCCACTATCTCGAGTCCACACCTGTCACCGGCATTGAACGAAGTGGTCGCCGGGTGACAGGAGTGAGAATACCCAACGGTGTCATTCCTGCCgatattataatttcttGTGCTGGATTTTGGGGTGTTGAAGTTGGCGCCATGGTCGGCGTGCCGATTCCTTTGCTTCCGCTAGCGCATCAGTATGCGAAAACAACTGCCGTGCCGGCGCTCGCTGGCCGAGCCGTTAATGATCTTCCCAATGGACTTAATGCTGAACGACCTATCCTACGCCACCAAGACCATGATCTATATTTTCGTGAGCATGGCGGCCAGTACGGCATCGGCTATTACGGTCATCGCCCCATGCCAGTCGTCGCCGGATCGTTGGGATTAACTCCTAAGCATGTCGATGAAAAGAATATGCCATCCCGGTTGGAGTTTACCCGCGAGGATTTCGACCCAGCCTGGAAGGAGACACAGGAATTGTTGCCCGCTCTACGCGACACAGAAATTGACGACGGCTTCAATGgcattttctctttcactcCGGATGGTGGTCCCCTTATTGGACAAGCGCCGAATGTCGAGGGCTTCTATGTAGCCGAGGCGGTCTGGGTAACGCATTCGGCTGGTGTTGCGCGTGCTGTGGCAGAGGTGCTTACGACAGGCCGATCCCAGATTGACCTTTCTGAGTGCGAGCTCTCCCGttttgaagaaattcaactcAGCCGTGACTACGTCAGCGAGACATCGCAGCAGAACTTTGTCGAGATCTACGATATACTTCACCCCATGCAACCGAAGGAGTCTCCACGGAATCTTCGCGTTAGTCCCTTCTATAACAGAGAGCGAGAGCTGGgtgctttcttcctcgaGCTTGGAGGGTGGGAGCGTCCATTCTGGTACGAATCGAATTCAGAGTTACTTAAGTATCTCCCGGCCCAATGGCAACCTGTCGAGCGAGACGCCTGGTCAGCACGGTTCTACTCGCCTATTGCCGCTGTGGAAGCCTGGAAAACACGCAATGCAGTAGCCATGTACGATATGACCTCGTTTCACCGATTCGAGGTGTCCGGCCCAGGGTCtgtcgatctcctccaacgGCTAACTACAGGCGACATCACTGCTAAGCCTGGGACTATCACTTACACTCTGCTCCTGAACGACCACGGCGGAATTCGCAGTGACATTTTCGTGTCGAGGCTCAGTGAGGACGCCTTCCAAATTGGAGCAAACACAGCTATCGATCTGGAATATCTAGTTAGAGAAGGTCGTCGCCAAGAACAGCACACTCCGAGCCGGTGGGTACAGGTACGTGAAATTACTGGCAGCACCTGTTGCATCGGACTCTGGGGACCCCGCGCCTGGGAGGTCATTAGCACCATCACCACAGATGACTTTTCGAACGCGGGGCTGCCTTACCTCGGGGTCAAGAGCGCGACTATTGCCGGAATCCCAGTAACAGCTTTCCGGAAGTCCTACGTCGGGGAACTTGGCTGGGAAATCCAGACCAGCTCCCAATACGGTCAGCGGTTGTGGGATGCGATCTGGCAGGCAGGAAAATGCCACGGGCTAATCGCGGCCGGCCGCGCTGCCTTCAACGCTTTGAGGTTGGAAAAGGGCTACCGTACCTTCGGCAGCGATATGACCACCGAGCACAACCCATATGAAGCAGGCGTTGCTTCCGCCATTAAGAcggacaagaaggaaaactATGTGGGTAAAGCTGCCATCCAGCGTCTTTCCAAACAGGCACCCACAAGACGTCTGCGCTGCCTCGCCGTTAATGATGGGCGTTCTATGGTGCTTGGGAAGGAGCCAGTATTTCTGAACGGTAAAGCTACTGGATATGTCACTAGCGCCGCATTCGGCTTCACGGTTCGAAAGCCGGTCGCGTACGCCTGGTTACCCGCCAGCGTAACAGAGGGCCAGACGGTTGAGATCGAGTACTTTGGGCGGCGTATCCCAGCTACCGTCACGGCAGAGCCATTGTACGACCCGCAAAATAGCCGACTACATGCGGACGGCTCATCGGTGGTGCCCGAGTTGCAGAAGCCCTTGAAGAGCCTTCTATAA
- a CDS encoding glutathione S-transferase: MQPIILYSHPYGPNPWKVAIILEELNLPYETRFVSFQDVKKEPFIKLNPNGRLPAIEDPNKNITLWESGAIVEYLIDNYDTEHELSYTDFATKYETKAWLHFQVSGQGPYYGQAGWFNRAHPERLPSVIERYGNEMRRVTGVLDSVLKNREWLVGDKCTYVDLCFMPWQRWVSKYATDAENVDRDFPHAAAWFKKLSERPSVKKVFSDQDRAIEESIKNQTGL; the protein is encoded by the coding sequence ATGCAGCCCATAATCCTCTACTCCCACCCCTACGGTCCAAACCCCTGGAAGGTAGCCATCATCCTGGAAGAGCTAAACCTCCCCTACGAAACCCGCTTCGTCAGCTTCCAAGACGTTAAAAAAGAACCCTTCATCAAACTAAACCCCAACGGCCGTCTCCCCGCCATCGAAGACCCCAACAAAAACATAACACTCTGGGAATCCGGCGCGATCGTGGAATACCTCATCGATAACTACGATACCGAGCACGAGCTCAGCTACACTGACTTCGCTACCAAATATGAAACCAAGGCATGGCTGCATTTCCAAGTTTCTGGTCAAGGCCCGTACTACGGACAGGCTGGGTGGTTCAACCGTGCCCATCCGGAACGTCTGCCCAGTGTTATTGAGCGGTATGGGAATGAGATGCGGCGTGTGACTGGGGTTTTGGATTCCGTTTTGAAGAATAGAGAGTGGTTGGTTGGGGATAAGTGCACTTATGTTGATTTATGTTTCATGCCCTGGCAACGATGGGTGTCGAAGTATGCGACGGATGCGGAGAACGTGGATAGGGATTTTCCTCATGCTGCAGCGTGGTTCAAGAAGTTGAGTGAGAGGCCTTCTGTTAAGAAGGTTTTTTCGGATCAGGATCGGGCGATTGAGGAGTCGATCAAGAATCAGACTGGTTTGTAA
- a CDS encoding RmlC-like cupin domain-containing protein, with protein MPETIIISSSSQGSQTTLKPTTIFTGEVYFDTLHTDETTSMANVTFTPCARTHWHTHPGGQFLKVVAGSGWICDKGSEPRRIKMGDLIWAPPGTTHWHGADDGSIMTHFVVGLGKTIWLDPVTDEEYAAKKD; from the coding sequence ATGCCCGAAacaatcatcatctccagctcctcccaaGGCAGCCAAACAACCCTCAAACCCACCACCATATTCACGGGCGAAGTTTATTTCGACACGCTTCATACGGATGAAACCACCTCCATGGCCAATGTGACTTTCACTCCCTGTGCGCGGACACATTGGCACACCCACCCAGGAGGGCAATTTCTGAAGGTTGTGGCCGGGTCCGGTTGGATCTGCGATAAGGGTAGTGAGCCACGTCGCATCAAGATGGGAGACCTGATCTGGGCTCCCCCGGGAACGACTCACTGGCATGGTGCTGATGATGGGAGTATCATGACGCATTTTGTTGTGGGGTTGGGGAAGACTATTTGGCTTGATCCGGTTACTGATGAGGAGTATGCTGCGAAGAAGGATTAG
- a CDS encoding pyridoxal phosphate-dependent transferase, translating into MSNDSLATQALHADNGLDGKSDIALPIHLSTTFRYVYNTDQDESLRGPAVCHSTAFPHQPCTNTRARILISSWFGTFCYSRDRAPTRTRLETVLSALIHGPTLTYASGLAAVHAYLVFLKPKRIAIGDGYYGSLQVANLHQQLTGWEALSIRRSADEAHKRGAYLIIDSTLGPPGLQDPFALGADIIMHSGTKYFGGHYDLLCGTLSIQPAREESWFKTLHEQRTILGSVLGSMEVWLGLRSLRTLELRVRRQRENATALVLWLYECLKTEFDYVVKKIVAALRERIPHEFGPVFGTEMKTEEMSRRLSGLMRLFQHATNLGGVESQIEWRRLLDVSAKPTLLRVSIGVEYLEDLKRDLLQGFEVLRHEIG; encoded by the exons ATGTCCAACGACAGCCTCGCCACCCAGGCACTCCATGCCGACAATGGCCTAGACGGCAAGTCAGATATCGCTCTGCCAATCCATCTCAGCACAACCTTCCGGTACGTCTACAATACAGACCAGGATGAATCTCTGCGCGGACCAGCAGTATGTCACTCCACGGCATTTCCTCATCAACCATGCACAAACACTAGAGCACGAATACTAATAAGTTCATGGTTTGGAACCTTCTGCTACTCCCGAGACCGCGCCCCAACCCGCACCCGGCTGGAAACAGTCCTCTCAGCACTCATCCACGGCCCAACACTAACATACGCCTCCGGTCTAGCCGCCGTACATGCATATCTCGTATTCCTCAAACCGAAACGCATAGCCATCGGCGATGGATACTACGGCAGCCTTCAGGTAGCAAATCTACACCAACAGCTAACCGGCT GGGAAGCACTGAGTATCCGACGATCCGCAGATGAGGCACACAAACGTGGAGCATACCTAATAATTGACTCTACATTAGGACCACCAGGTCTCCAGGATCCGTTTGCGCTGGGCGCAGACATTATCATGCACAGTGGGACGAAGTATTTCGGTGGTCATTACGATCTTCTCTGTGGGACGTTGTCAATTCAGCCTGCTAGAGAAGAAAGCTGGTTCAAGACTCTACATGAGCAGCGGACTATTCTTGGTAGTGTACTCGGGAGCATGGAGGTGTGGCTTGGATTGCGGAGTCTTCGGACGTTGGAATTGCGGGTTCGACGACAGAGAGAGAATGCTACTGCTTTGGTGCTCTGGCTTTATGAATGTTTGAAGACTGAGTTTGATTATGTGGTTAAGAAGATTGTTGCTGCT TTGCGAGAACGAATACCGCATGAGTTTGGGCCGGTGTTTGGTACTGAGATGAAGACGGAGGAGATGAGTCGTAGACTATCGGGATTGATGCGTTTGTTTCAACATGCGACTAATCTTGGTGGTGTGGAGAGTCAGATTGAATGGAGGAGGCTGCTGGATGTGTCAGCGAAGCCGACTCTTCTTCGGGTTAGTATTGGGGTGGAATATTTGGAGGATCTGAAGAGAGACTTGCTTCAGGGATTCGAGGTGTTAAGACATGAAATCGGGTAG
- a CDS encoding putative alpha-galactosidase (Probable alpha-galactosidase D), whose protein sequence is MLPKIFYLSLLPAALGHPHLQPRLDNGLARTPQMGWNTYNHYSCSPNETIVRSNAQALVDLGLASLGYRYVTTDCGWTVADRLSDGSLTWNETLFPEGFPALGKYLHDLDLLFGVYQDSGIKLCGSPPDNVGNYEDQDARTFASWEVDSLKYDNCYSDAATGYPNVNYEPSTSPQPRFANMSRALAAQNRSMVFQVCEWGIDFPARWAPALGHSWRIGNDIIPHWRAIYRTLNQAVPQTSFAGPGQWPDLDMLFVGNDILSIPEEQTHFSLWAILKSPLTIGAALKDDETSINDESLQILKQADIIGYNQDSLGVSASLRRRWTEEGYEVWSGPLSGGRTVAALINWRNESRDLTLDLPDIGLQYAGTVKNIWDGTTAQNVKTSYTAKVQGHGTILLELQDTTASGQYPGDTFATSTGSSTTFESIYGVTTSFRYNITVKLSEASSSSDVKIQSTASNKTITAQVSASGTEASAQIPLLAGSSNSITIVSPQSVDAITITPPNGTYFPNTAFTTIGDADTVSCGAGYCQPVGSKIGNISTNGTARAVIPATAGTKYLAIDYINNDVAFDSAWDWGSNSRNLTVSVNGNKPVRIEVPLSGQHSELFGPGKGWWDTATIGVLTEGWKDGDNDVVIGNEGGESGFTSYGPDFVGLRVL, encoded by the exons ATGTTACCAAAGATCTTTTATCTGTCCTTACTACCAGCTGCGCTGGGGCATCCGCATCTCCAACCGCGGTTGGACAATGGGCTCGCACGGACGCCTCAGATGGG ATGGAACACCTACAATCACTACTCATGTTCCCCAAACGAAACTATCGTGCGTTCTAACGCCCAAGCCTTAGTGGATTTAGGATTGGCCTCGCTAGGGTATCGATATGTCACTACTGACTGTGGCTGGACCGTTGCGGATCGACTGTCTGACGGATCCTTGACTTGGAATGAAACCTTGTTCCCAGAAGGCTTCCCCGCGCTTGGGAAGTACCTTCATGACCTCGACCTTCTTTTCGGTGTTTATCAGGATTCGGGAATCAAGCTATGCGGCAGTCCGCCCGATAATGTCGGCA ACTACGAGGATCAGGATGCGAGGACCTTTGCATCTTGGGAGGTTGACTCTCTAAAAT ACGACAACTGCTATTCCGACGCTGCAACAGGGTACCCAAACGTAAACTACGAACCGAGCACATCACCGCAGCCAAGATTCGCAAACATGTCGCGCGCCCTCGCAGCACAAAATCGCTCTATGGTATTTCAAGTCTGTGAATGGGGCATTGATTTCCCAGCACGATGGGCACCCGCGCTCGGTCACTCGTGGCGAATCGGCAATGATATTATCCCCCACTGGAGGGCGATCTACCGAACGTTGAACCAAGCTGTTCCTCAAACCAGCTTTGCTGGACCTGGACAATGGCCGGACTTGGACATGCTTTTTGTGGGCAACGATATACTGTCTATTCCCGAAGAACAAACTCATTTCTCTCTGTGGGCAATTCTCAAGAGTCCCTTGACTATTGGGGCTGCGTTGAAAGACGATGAGACTTCTATAAATGACGAGTCCTTACAGATATTGAAGCAGGCGGATATTATTGGTTACAACCAGGATTCATTGGGTGTGAGTGCTAGTCTCCGGCGACGTTGGACGGAGGAAGGCTATGAAGTTTGGAGTGGGCCCCTATCTGGTGGTCGTACCGTGGCGGCTTTGATAAATTGGAGGAACGAATCTAGAGATCTTACTTTGGACCTCCCTGATATTGGCTTACAGTATGCCGGCACAGTGAAGAATATCTGGGATGGAACTACTGCGCAGAATGTTAAAACTTCCTATACAGCAAAGGTTCAGGGACATGGAACGATACTACTCGAGCTTCAGGATACCACAGCTTCTGGTCAATACCCGGGTGATACGTTCGCTACGTCAACTGG TTCTTCGACTACATTTGAATCGATCTACGGCGTCACCACAAGTTTCAGGTATAACATCACAGTAAAACTATCCGAAGCAAGCTCCTCTAGCGATGTGAAAATACAATCGACGGCAAGTAATAAGACCATTACGGCACAGGTGTCTGCATCGGGCACCGAAGCATCAGCACAAATACCCCTACTGGCTGGCTCATCGAACTCCATTACAATTGTGTCCCCGCAATCCGTCGACGCGATCACAATCACCCCTCCCAATGGCACATACTTTCCGAATACAGCCTTCACAACAATCGGAGATGCGGATACTGTCTCCTGTGGTGCAGGTTATTGTCAGCCAGTTGGATCTAAGATAGGAAACATCAGTACGAACGGCACAGCTCGGGCTGTGATCCCCGCCACTGCCGGAACGAAGTATCTGGCGATCGACTACATCAATAACGATGTTGCATTTGATTCGGCTTGGGATTGGGGGTCCAACTCTAGGAACCTGACTGTGAGCGTTAATGGTAACAAGCCAGTCAGAATTGAGGTTCCTTTGAGTGGTCAGCATAGTGAGTTGTTTGGACCTGGAAAAGGGTGGTGGGATACGGCGACGATAGGGGTGCTCACTGAGGGTTGGAAGGATGGGGACAATGACGTTGTCATCGGAAACGAGGGTGGTGAAAGTGGATTCACGTCGTACGGGCCTGACTTTGTTGGTTTGAGGGTGTTGTAG
- a CDS encoding sulfide,quinone oxidoreductase/flavo-binding protein (sulfide quinone reductase, putative) has translation MFRTRVTSAACAAAQKAPAARNFATASPVSSASRNHKVVVVGGGTAGLSISHQLLHSGKFTQDDIAVIDPAEWHHYQPGWTLVGGGLKTKEELRRPMNSLVDPKLKFYNDSVSTFSPEENLVTLGNGDKVNYEQLVVVPGININYGSIEGLPEALESPDSLVSTIYGYNTCDKVFRTVQKLEKGVALFTQPAGVIKCAGAPQKVMWLALDHWKRAGLYDPSNPSSSAINISFATALPAMFGVPKYSATLEALRKERGVEGLFQHDLVAIEGNTATFARLDGQEKVKKQFDLLHVVPKMGPHAFVKNSPLANEAGFVDVDDSTLRHKKFSNVWSAGDGSSLPTAKTAAAITSQSPILVRGLLSTMEGKEPEGNYDGYTSCPLLTEYGKVLLAEFKYGGQPKETFGNLFGIDQATPRRAFYHLKKDFFPWVYYQSMVKGQWGGPKGWVN, from the coding sequence ATGTTCCGCACTCGAGTAACGTCGGCAGCTTGCGCTGCTGCCCAAAAAGCTCCAGCAGCACGCAATTTCGCAACAGCTTCACCAGTGAGCTCTGCTTCTCGGAACCACAAGGTCGTGGTAGTTGGTGGTGGTACGGCTGGTCTGTCTATCAGCCATCAGCTTCTTCACTCTGGCAAATTTACTCAAGACGATATTGCTGTTATCGACCCTGCAGAGTGGCATCATTATCAGCCCGGATGGACTCTAGTTGGCGGTGGTCTTAAAACCAAGGAGGAGTTGCGCAGGCCAATGAACAGTCTGGTCGACCCTAAGCTCAAATTCTACAACGACAGCGTGTCCACGTTTTCCCCTGAGGAGAATCTTGTCACTCTTGGTAATGGCGACAAGGTCAACTATGAACAGCTGGTTGTGGTTCCCGGCATTAACATCAACTATGGTAGCATTGAGGGTCTGCCCGAGGCTCTGGAGTCTCCCGACTCTCTTGTCTCTACTATCTATGGTTACAACACTTGCGACAAAGTCTTCCGCACTGTCCAAAAACTCGAGAAAGGTGTTGCTCTTTTCACCCAACCTGCCGGTGTGATCAAATGTGCAGGTGCGCCGCAAAAGGTCATGTGGCTCGCATTGGACCATTGGAAGAGAGCCGGCCTGTACGATCCCAGCAACCCCTCCAGTTCTGCTATCAATATCAGCTTTGCCACTGCTCTCCCGGCCATGTTTGGTGTGCCCAAGTACAGTGCTACACTTGAGGCTCTGCGGAAGGAAAGGGGCGTCGAGGGACTCTTCCAGCATGACCTCGTCGCCATCGAAGGCAACACAGCCACTTTTGCTCGTCTCGATGGtcaggagaaggtcaagaagcaGTTCGATCTGTTGCATGTTGTACCCAAGATGGGACCCCACGCATTTGTCAAGAACAGCCCTCTAGCGAACGAGGCTGGTTTTGTCGATGTCGATGATAGCACCCTGCGTCACAAGAAATTCTCTAACGTCTGGTCTGCGGGTGATGGCTCCAGTCTTCCTACAGCCAAGACGGCGGCCGCAATTACTTCCCAATCACCCATTCTTGTTCGTGGTTTGCTTTCCACAATGGAAGGCAAGGAGCCCGAAGGAAACTATGACGGTTATACTTCCTGTCCTCTGCTGACTGAGTACGGCAAGGTTCTTTTGGCTGAATTCAAGTACGGCGGGCAGCCCAAGGAGACTTTTGGCAACCTGTTCGGTATCGACCAAGCCACTCCTCGCCGTGCATTCTATCATCTGAAGAAAGACTTCTTCCCTTGGGTGTACTACCAATCCATGGTCAAGGGCCAATGGGGCGGTCCTAAGGGTTGGGTTAACTAG
- a CDS encoding uncharacterized protein (expressed protein) — protein MNMNEVMLDGMAEAIRPYFSHCYVTWNSGNFYTLVASNSLPNFKSFMTCLGDPAIPNEFVYGTVPRSLLDECDPRVGPSS, from the coding sequence ATGAATATGAACGAGGTGATGCTCGACGGTATGGCCGAAGCAATCCGACCTTACTTTAGTCACTGCTACGTGACGTGGAACAGCGGCAACTTCTACACGCTTGTCGCAAGCAACAGTCTGCCGAATTTCAAATCCTTCATGACTTGCCTGGGTGATCCAGCCATTCCTAATGAATTTGTATATGGGACAGTGCCTCGATCTCTTTTAGATGAGTGTGATCCAAGGGTGGGGCCCTCATCGTAG
- a CDS encoding Alpha/beta hydrolase fold-1 has product MANNPTIVIVPGSWHCPKHYKYLIDGLAKFNYEAVGVTLPSVNSSPPHASWDQDAQAVREVILKSLDNGNDVIAVAHSFGGVAMSEAVKGLGKEAREKQGLKGGVVRLIYMCAMALPEGQTHVGQIQPQTPEEEELERQRQELQAKYGGMRFTEDGAMLLDKDIIRDIFYNRCDPKDVDEAVELLGSFPTGPLTVPVTYTAYREIPSTYIVCENDKALALSYQERMIAQGDGVFHVERCQEGHSPFLSNPTFVVDCIRRAAGENI; this is encoded by the exons ATGGCTAACAATCCTACTATTGTAATCGTGCCGGGCTCGTGGCATTGCCCGAAACATTACAAATACCTCATTGATGGTCTGGCAAAGTTCAACTACGAAGCTGTCGGCGTGACATTACCGTCTGTGAATTCCAGCCCTCCCCATGCCAGTTGGGATCAAGATGCCCAAGCCGTCCGTGAGGTTATCCTGAAGAGCCTTGACAATGGCAATGATGTCATTGCGGTCGCTCACTCGTTTGGCGGGGTTGCCATGTCCGAGGCCGTGAAAGGGTTGGGCAAGGAAGCACGCGAGAAACAGGGTTTAAAGGGCGGTGTTGTGCGACTGATCTACATGTGTGCTATGGCGCTTCCTGAGGGCCAGACTCATGTCGGTCAGATCCAGCCCCAGACccccgaggaagaggagttGGAGCGGCAACGCCAGGAGTTACAGGCCAAGTACGGCGGTATGCGTTTCACAGAG GATGGAGCGATGCTCCTAGATAAGGACATCATTCGagatatcttttataatcgCTGCGATCCCAAAGATGTGGATGAGGCGGTGGAGCTCCTGGGATCATTCCCAACGGGCCCTCTGACTGTACCTGTCACTTACACGGCCTACCGCGAGATTCCTAGTACATACATCGTCTGCGAGAACGACAAGGCCCTAGCATTATCGTATCAAGAGAGAATGATTGCTCAGGGCGATGGTGTTTTCCACGTTGAAAGATGCCAAGAGGGACATTCGCCGTTTTTAAGCAACCCGACTTTTGTCGTTGATTGTATTCGTCGGGCTGCTGGAGAGAACATATAG